From Streptomyces sp. NBC_01754, a single genomic window includes:
- a CDS encoding pentapeptide repeat-containing protein, with translation MPDADPIPSSATERAGLRADCGNCFGLCCVALTLTASADFAVDKEAGTPCSHLRDDFRCGIHTRLRSAGFPGCTVYDCFGAGQKVSQHTYGGRDWRREPDTAGQMFQVFPVMRQLHELLWYLTESLGLPAAAPLHPQLRASLETTEDLTLSPPGDLAELDVSAHREQIAALLLRTSELVRAAGHPRKKRSHRGADLIGARLRGADLRGADLRGAFLIAADLRGADLRQADVIGADFRDTELSGADLTDALFLTQAQLNAAKGNAATRIPGSLVRPSHWSDGRRAGPA, from the coding sequence ATGCCCGACGCCGACCCGATACCGTCGTCCGCCACCGAGCGGGCCGGCCTGCGGGCCGACTGCGGAAACTGCTTCGGTCTGTGCTGCGTCGCGTTGACCTTGACCGCGTCGGCGGACTTCGCCGTCGACAAGGAGGCGGGCACGCCGTGCTCCCACCTACGTGACGACTTCCGCTGCGGCATCCACACCCGGCTCCGGTCGGCAGGGTTCCCCGGATGCACGGTGTACGACTGTTTCGGCGCCGGCCAGAAGGTCTCTCAGCACACCTACGGCGGTCGGGACTGGCGTCGGGAGCCGGACACCGCCGGGCAGATGTTCCAGGTCTTCCCCGTGATGCGACAGCTCCACGAACTGCTCTGGTACCTCACCGAGTCCCTCGGCCTTCCCGCGGCAGCCCCGCTCCACCCCCAGCTGCGCGCCTCGCTGGAGACCACCGAAGATCTGACGCTGTCCCCGCCGGGGGACCTCGCTGAACTGGACGTGTCAGCACACCGCGAGCAGATCGCCGCCCTGCTGCTGCGCACCAGCGAACTCGTACGCGCCGCCGGCCATCCGCGCAAGAAGCGTAGCCACCGAGGAGCCGATCTCATCGGTGCCCGGCTGCGCGGCGCCGATCTGCGGGGCGCGGATCTCCGCGGAGCCTTTCTCATCGCGGCGGACCTGCGCGGTGCCGACCTGCGGCAGGCCGATGTCATCGGTGCGGACTTCAGGGACACCGAACTGTCCGGTGCCGACCTCACCGACGCCCTGTTCCTCACCCAGGCCCAGCTGAACGCGGCGAAGGGCAATGCCGCGACACGGATCCCCGGGTCACTGGTCCGGCCCTCCCACTGGAGCGACGGCCGTCGCGCCGGGCCCGCCTGA
- a CDS encoding glycoside hydrolase family 25 protein: MLRGIDVSSHQTEFDTDGVDFVFIKSTEGRSYVNSKLGGQVKRARDAECVVGFYHFLWPGNPKEQAKYFVSRTPEKAGDLLAADWEQTGDGTRASSKDKDRFIREVKRLRPDHRVLLYCNRTFWRTHDTSSYAGDGLWIADYGTAGKPRVEADWRIHQYTDRPLDKNVADFSSKQTMRDWAEG; the protein is encoded by the coding sequence GTGCTGCGCGGTATCGATGTCAGCTCCCACCAGACGGAATTCGACACGGACGGGGTGGACTTCGTCTTCATCAAGTCCACGGAAGGCCGTTCGTACGTCAATTCGAAACTCGGTGGTCAGGTCAAACGCGCCAGGGACGCGGAATGCGTCGTCGGCTTCTATCACTTCCTCTGGCCGGGAAACCCGAAAGAACAGGCCAAGTACTTCGTTTCCCGGACGCCTGAGAAAGCGGGTGACCTCCTCGCGGCCGACTGGGAACAGACCGGCGACGGCACCCGGGCGAGCAGCAAGGACAAGGACCGCTTCATCCGTGAGGTGAAACGTCTGCGACCGGACCACCGCGTCCTGCTCTACTGCAACCGCACCTTCTGGCGTACGCACGACACGTCCTCGTACGCGGGCGACGGCCTCTGGATCGCGGACTACGGGACCGCGGGCAAGCCTCGTGTCGAGGCGGACTGGCGCATCCACCAGTACACCGACCGGCCGCTCGACAAGAACGTGGCCGACTTCTCCTCGAAGCAGACGATGCGTGACTGGGCGGAGGGCTGA